A single window of Helicobacter jaachi DNA harbors:
- a CDS encoding aspartate-semialdehyde dehydrogenase, with protein sequence MKKYVVGVVGASGAVGEEIFKVLEEKKFPVAKVVPLASERSVGKEIEFNAQTYKIAKTTHNVFADEGIEIAFFSAGGSVSAEFAPSAAKAGAVVIDNTSHFRMDNDVPLVVPEVNAEDIALWRKKGIIANPNCSTIQMVHVLAPLHKEFGIKRVDVSTYQAASGAGKSGMEELVMQMQAFFAFKLDEAETRVFPHRLALNVIPHIDIFMPNDYTKEEMKMVNETNKIMHSNFAVSATCVRVPVLRSHSESISICFEREVNAQEVRKILSQSPSVVLCDKPQEKMYPMPIMVSETDQTYVGRVREDNFDKHILHLWCVADQIRVGAATNAVRIAQKWAEMQ encoded by the coding sequence GTGAAAAAATATGTAGTTGGAGTAGTTGGAGCAAGCGGAGCTGTGGGAGAGGAGATTTTTAAAGTCTTGGAGGAGAAAAAATTCCCGGTGGCTAAGGTCGTTCCGCTAGCAAGTGAAAGAAGTGTAGGCAAAGAGATTGAGTTTAACGCGCAAACTTATAAGATTGCTAAAACCACTCATAATGTCTTTGCAGATGAGGGGATAGAAATAGCCTTTTTTTCAGCGGGAGGAAGTGTGAGCGCGGAGTTTGCCCCTAGTGCGGCAAAGGCTGGGGCGGTGGTGATTGACAATACAAGCCACTTTCGTATGGATAATGATGTGCCTCTTGTCGTGCCTGAAGTGAATGCGGAGGATATCGCGCTATGGCGCAAGAAAGGCATTATCGCTAATCCTAATTGCTCTACTATTCAAATGGTGCATGTGCTAGCCCCCCTGCATAAGGAATTTGGTATCAAGCGAGTAGATGTAAGTACCTATCAAGCGGCAAGCGGAGCGGGCAAAAGCGGTATGGAAGAGCTTGTTATGCAAATGCAGGCGTTTTTTGCCTTTAAGCTTGATGAGGCAGAAACGAGAGTATTTCCCCACCGCCTAGCGCTTAATGTGATACCCCATATTGATATTTTTATGCCCAATGACTACACGAAAGAAGAAATGAAAATGGTCAATGAGACCAATAAAATTATGCATTCAAACTTTGCGGTGAGCGCTACATGCGTGCGTGTTCCGGTTTTGCGCAGCCATAGTGAATCTATAAGCATTTGCTTTGAACGCGAAGTGAATGCGCAAGAAGTGCGCAAGATTCTAAGTCAATCGCCTAGCGTCGTGCTGTGCGACAAACCACAGGAAAAAATGTATCCTATGCCCATAATGGTGAGCGAAACAGACCAAACTTATGTGGGGCGCGTGAGGGAGGATAATTTTGATAAGCATATTTTGCACTTATGGTGCGTAGCAGACCAAATCCGCGTAGGAGCGGCAACAAATGCGGTAAGAATTGCGCAAAAATGGGCGGAAATGCAATGA